In a genomic window of Sutcliffiella sp. FSL R7-0096:
- a CDS encoding DEAD/DEAH box helicase, whose amino-acid sequence MNTTFEKFKVKPFILEAVKELGFQKPTEVQERMIPSLLNGESAIGQSQTGTGKTHAYLIPIISKIDPSVQEVQAVITAPTRELANQIYQEVLKITKFSSEEEMITARCYIGGTDKQRTIDRLKQQPHIVVGTPGRIKDLMVENALLVHTAKTIVVDEADLMLDMGFIEDIDKVAAAMPKNLQIMVFSATIPEKLKPFLRKYMENPRYTHVAPKQVTAAKIKHLLIPVKSKSKTKLLHDVLVQYNPYLAIVFTNTKKKADEVADSLLEQGLKVGRIHGDLNPRERKKMMKQINDLEYQYVVATDLAARGIDIEGVSHVINYELPSDLDFYVHRVGRTARADYSGNAITLYEPADENALAQIEKLGIEFTQIDLKNGELVEIGPRNKRQNRKKQINEIDVAAKTAVKKSTKVKPGYKKKHKYEVEQYKKRQRRLKKR is encoded by the coding sequence ATGAATACAACGTTTGAAAAATTTAAGGTAAAGCCGTTTATTTTGGAAGCGGTAAAAGAATTGGGTTTTCAGAAGCCGACAGAAGTCCAAGAGAGAATGATTCCATCTTTATTGAATGGAGAAAGTGCCATCGGTCAATCCCAAACAGGGACAGGGAAAACCCATGCCTACCTCATTCCAATCATAAGTAAAATCGATCCATCTGTGCAGGAAGTACAAGCAGTCATTACTGCGCCTACAAGAGAACTGGCGAATCAGATTTACCAAGAAGTGCTGAAGATTACTAAATTCAGTTCAGAGGAAGAAATGATCACAGCACGCTGTTATATCGGCGGGACGGACAAGCAACGAACGATTGACCGTTTGAAGCAACAGCCCCATATCGTGGTTGGGACACCTGGACGAATAAAAGACCTAATGGTGGAAAATGCCCTTTTGGTCCATACAGCAAAAACGATTGTCGTGGATGAAGCGGATCTGATGCTTGATATGGGATTTATAGAGGATATTGATAAAGTTGCAGCGGCAATGCCTAAGAATCTGCAAATCATGGTATTCTCGGCGACAATCCCAGAAAAGTTGAAACCTTTCTTGCGTAAATATATGGAAAACCCAAGATATACACATGTTGCCCCTAAGCAGGTGACAGCAGCAAAAATCAAGCACCTATTGATTCCAGTCAAATCAAAAAGCAAGACTAAGCTTCTACATGATGTCCTTGTTCAATATAATCCCTATTTGGCGATTGTGTTTACAAACACGAAGAAGAAAGCGGATGAAGTGGCAGACAGCCTATTGGAACAGGGGCTGAAAGTCGGAAGAATTCATGGAGATCTTAACCCTCGTGAACGTAAGAAGATGATGAAGCAGATCAATGATCTTGAATATCAATATGTAGTGGCGACAGACCTTGCGGCAAGAGGAATCGATATTGAAGGAGTAAGCCATGTCATCAACTATGAACTCCCATCAGACCTGGATTTCTACGTTCACCGTGTAGGCCGTACAGCACGTGCCGATTATTCAGGTAATGCCATCACCCTTTATGAGCCAGCGGATGAGAATGCATTGGCACAGATTGAAAAGCTGGGCATTGAATTCACTCAAATAGACCTGAAGAATGGTGAACTTGTTGAAATTGGTCCACGTAACAAGCGACAAAACCGTAAAAAACAGATCAATGAGATTGATGTAGCAGCTAAAACAGCTGTTAAAAAATCCACCAAAGTCAAGCCTGGCTATAAAAAGAAACATAAATACGAGGTAGAGCAATACAAGAAAAGACAACGCCGCCTCAAAAAGAGATAA
- the vrrA gene encoding VrrA/YqfQ family protein: MFFGPNRSMSPMQQSPFRMGNGPSPFMQQQPNNMFNMFTMPNSNMSNMSNMQNPMMMRNPSPFMGGAGRGMAMGGAGRGMGMGGGNGGGGLLAKLFGRSGANSIGNMSGLGQMAANTGARGGISQLANAGTLQQLINPNNLTGMLGNVQKALKMAEGVMPMVQQYGPLVRNVPAMIKLYSELKNVDDTDDETEDTSSDEKSGEDTEVKVTADSGDETTKKKKVRLKPKSDTADAEAKPKGSSAPKLYI, from the coding sequence ATGTTTTTTGGACCAAATCGATCTATGTCACCGATGCAGCAATCCCCTTTTCGCATGGGCAATGGCCCATCTCCATTTATGCAACAACAGCCGAATAACATGTTCAATATGTTTACTATGCCCAATTCTAATATGAGCAATATGTCCAACATGCAAAATCCTATGATGATGAGAAACCCTTCTCCATTTATGGGTGGAGCGGGCAGAGGAATGGCTATGGGCGGAGCAGGCAGAGGAATGGGCATGGGAGGTGGTAATGGAGGCGGCGGTCTGCTTGCCAAACTTTTCGGAAGAAGCGGTGCCAACAGCATTGGAAATATGAGCGGACTTGGACAGATGGCAGCCAATACAGGTGCAAGGGGAGGAATTAGCCAGCTCGCAAACGCCGGTACCCTTCAGCAACTTATTAATCCCAACAATTTAACAGGCATGCTTGGCAATGTTCAAAAAGCGCTAAAAATGGCAGAAGGTGTCATGCCGATGGTTCAGCAATATGGACCTCTTGTAAGAAATGTACCTGCCATGATTAAGCTTTATAGTGAATTGAAAAATGTAGATGACACCGACGATGAAACAGAAGACACTTCCTCTGACGAAAAATCTGGTGAGGATACAGAGGTTAAGGTGACTGCGGACAGTGGTGATGAAACAACCAAAAAGAAAAAAGTGCGACTTAAACCAAAATCTGATACTGCTGATGCTGAAGCAAAGCCAAAAGGTAGCTCTGCACCAAAACTTTATATCTAA
- a CDS encoding 4-hydroxy-3-methylbut-2-enyl diphosphate reductase, with product MELIKIAPRGYCYGVVDAMVIARNAALDKTLPRPIYILGMIVHNKHVTDAFEEEGIITLDGANRLEILNQINEGTVIFTAHGVSPEVKVRAKEKGLTTIDATCPDVTRTHDLIRMKEAQGYEVIYIGKKGHPEPEGAVGVAPSIVHLVESAEDVEALSLDSEKIIVTNQTTMSQWDVADIMVKVQEKYPHVEQHKEICLATQVRQEAVAEQAGKADVTIVVGDPKSNNSNRLAQVSQEIAGTPAYRISDISELNVEWLMGASTVAVTAGASTPTPITKEVIRFVEQFDPLNKNTWNTTKNVPLQKILPKVKKAKTS from the coding sequence ATGGAACTTATTAAAATCGCCCCTCGTGGCTACTGCTACGGTGTAGTGGATGCTATGGTGATTGCCAGAAATGCAGCATTAGATAAGACGTTACCACGCCCAATCTACATTCTAGGTATGATTGTTCATAATAAACATGTAACAGATGCTTTTGAAGAAGAAGGTATCATCACATTGGATGGTGCAAACCGTCTTGAAATTCTCAACCAGATCAATGAAGGGACCGTCATCTTTACTGCACATGGTGTATCACCTGAAGTAAAGGTTCGTGCCAAGGAAAAAGGATTGACTACCATTGACGCGACATGCCCGGACGTTACCCGAACACATGACTTGATTCGCATGAAAGAAGCTCAAGGGTATGAAGTGATCTATATCGGTAAAAAAGGACACCCGGAGCCGGAGGGTGCAGTAGGTGTCGCCCCATCCATCGTTCACCTGGTGGAATCTGCTGAAGATGTGGAGGCCCTTTCCCTCGATAGTGAAAAAATCATTGTCACCAATCAGACGACGATGAGTCAATGGGATGTTGCAGACATCATGGTGAAGGTACAGGAAAAATACCCACATGTAGAGCAGCACAAGGAAATCTGCCTTGCGACCCAGGTCAGACAGGAAGCAGTGGCCGAACAGGCAGGAAAAGCTGATGTGACAATAGTTGTCGGTGACCCTAAAAGTAATAACTCGAATCGATTGGCACAGGTATCACAGGAGATTGCAGGAACCCCTGCATATCGCATTTCCGATATCAGCGAGTTGAATGTAGAGTGGTTGATGGGTGCCAGCACAGTAGCAGTTACAGCAGGCGCATCCACTCCAACCCCAATTACAAAAGAAGTCATTCGCTTTGTGGAGCAGTTCGATCCATTGAATAAAAATACGTGGAACACCACGAAAAATGTTCCATTGCAAAAGATTTTGCCAAAAGTGAAAAAAGCGAAAACCTCATAA
- a CDS encoding Nif3-like dinuclear metal center hexameric protein produces the protein MKTVNGLQVIEWFEQFSPKKYAVEGDKIGLQIGTLKKPVHKVMVTLDVLEQVVDEAIAFDVDLIIAHHPPIFRALPNVTDNSPAGKIVTKCIKHDISVYVAHTNLDVATGGVNDLLAEALELEDVKVLVPTYSDELRKLSVFVPISHAEEVREALGEAGAGHIGNYSHCSFSVEGEGRFLPLDGTDPFIGKKGKLEKVEEVRVETVYPVNLERRVLNALFKAHPYEEVAYDLFKLENALDLLGLGRVGKLKAGMTLSNFATHVKKGLGVENVRVVGDLNSEIKKVAVLGGDGNKYIHAAKFAGADVYVTGDLYFHTAHDAMAIGLNVIDPGHYAEKIMKNGVAQRLEKAVQEKNWELEVLVSETNTDPFTFI, from the coding sequence TTGAAAACAGTTAATGGTTTACAGGTAATAGAATGGTTTGAACAGTTCTCTCCAAAGAAATACGCCGTTGAAGGGGACAAGATCGGCCTTCAGATTGGAACGTTGAAGAAGCCTGTACACAAAGTGATGGTTACATTAGATGTGCTTGAACAGGTCGTGGATGAAGCGATTGCTTTTGATGTGGATTTGATTATTGCACATCATCCACCTATCTTTAGAGCTCTTCCAAATGTAACCGACAATTCTCCAGCAGGAAAGATTGTCACTAAGTGTATCAAACATGACATCAGTGTATATGTAGCACACACGAATCTCGATGTGGCAACCGGTGGGGTGAATGACCTCCTTGCTGAAGCTTTGGAGTTGGAAGACGTGAAAGTTCTTGTACCCACTTATTCCGATGAACTGCGTAAACTGAGTGTGTTTGTTCCTATTTCGCATGCGGAAGAGGTGAGGGAAGCACTTGGAGAGGCAGGAGCAGGTCATATCGGGAACTATAGCCACTGTTCTTTTAGCGTGGAAGGCGAAGGTCGTTTTCTTCCTTTAGATGGGACAGACCCCTTTATCGGAAAGAAGGGCAAGCTTGAAAAAGTAGAGGAAGTCCGGGTAGAGACCGTTTATCCTGTAAATTTAGAGAGGCGAGTATTGAATGCGCTGTTTAAAGCCCACCCTTATGAAGAAGTAGCCTATGATCTTTTCAAACTTGAAAATGCATTGGACTTACTTGGATTGGGACGTGTTGGAAAATTGAAAGCAGGTATGACCCTATCCAACTTTGCCACCCATGTTAAAAAGGGGCTGGGTGTTGAAAATGTCAGAGTGGTCGGAGATTTGAACAGCGAGATTAAAAAAGTGGCTGTGCTGGGTGGAGACGGAAATAAATACATTCATGCCGCAAAATTCGCCGGCGCTGATGTATATGTAACTGGTGATCTATACTTTCATACGGCTCATGATGCCATGGCAATCGGGTTGAATGTAATCGATCCAGGACATTATGCCGAGAAAATCATGAAAAATGGTGTAGCACAGAGACTGGAGAAGGCAGTGCAGGAGAAGAATTGGGAGCTCGAAGTCCTAGTTTCAGAGACCAACACAGATCCTTTTACGTTTATATAA
- a CDS encoding tRNA (adenine(22)-N(1))-methyltransferase TrmK: MNELKLSKRLEAVASFIPKGSVLADIGSDHAYLPCYAYLQGMIEKGIAGEVVEGPFQSAVQQVRKTELDRVIEVRKGDGLEVISPNEVTCITIAGMGGSLIQSILEKGKEKLEGVQTLILQPNIGAKKIREWLLANGWQLIAEQILLDDGRIYEILVAERGDSEKPYTFKKDAYLLVGPFLAKEKNDVFVQKWTYELAHWKKIVAQLEVAAKTEANEMKMKELGEKIHLVEEVLGVENS; this comes from the coding sequence ATGAATGAATTAAAGCTCTCAAAACGTTTGGAAGCCGTGGCTTCTTTTATACCCAAAGGTAGCGTATTGGCGGATATCGGCTCCGACCACGCGTACTTGCCATGTTATGCCTATTTGCAAGGAATGATTGAGAAGGGGATAGCAGGTGAAGTGGTGGAAGGTCCCTTTCAATCTGCTGTTCAACAGGTTCGAAAAACAGAACTAGACCGTGTCATTGAAGTTAGAAAAGGGGATGGACTTGAAGTCATCTCTCCAAATGAAGTTACTTGCATTACCATTGCGGGAATGGGTGGATCCCTGATCCAATCCATCCTAGAGAAGGGGAAGGAGAAGCTCGAAGGAGTTCAAACGCTTATTCTACAACCGAATATAGGTGCGAAAAAAATCAGGGAGTGGCTCCTTGCAAATGGATGGCAACTTATAGCAGAACAGATATTATTGGATGACGGCAGAATATATGAAATCTTAGTGGCAGAGCGTGGCGATAGCGAAAAGCCATATACTTTCAAAAAGGATGCGTACTTACTTGTAGGCCCGTTCCTTGCTAAAGAAAAAAATGATGTCTTTGTGCAAAAGTGGACCTATGAGCTTGCCCATTGGAAGAAAATTGTAGCACAGCTGGAGGTAGCTGCCAAAACAGAAGCGAATGAGATGAAAATGAAAGAACTTGGTGAAAAAATCCATCTGGTAGAGGAGGTATTAGGGGTTGAAAACAGTTAA
- the cccA gene encoding cytochrome c550, translating into MNRNPLIPFAFIAVLGLGLMFLLSFVGLDQAEKIASGEDETVELTAEELYQQNSCIGCHGGNLEGAGAAPALTDVGEKLSQEEIKDVIINGQGSMPANLATPQEAEVLAEWLANGAESEEGQEEGEE; encoded by the coding sequence ATGAATCGTAATCCGCTTATTCCTTTTGCATTTATTGCGGTATTAGGTCTCGGACTAATGTTCTTACTATCTTTCGTTGGACTTGATCAAGCAGAAAAAATCGCATCAGGCGAAGATGAAACTGTAGAATTAACTGCGGAAGAACTTTACCAACAAAACTCTTGTATCGGCTGTCACGGCGGCAACTTGGAAGGTGCGGGAGCTGCACCGGCATTAACTGATGTAGGCGAAAAACTTTCTCAAGAAGAGATTAAAGACGTTATCATCAATGGGCAGGGGTCAATGCCAGCTAACCTAGCTACACCTCAAGAAGCTGAAGTTCTTGCTGAGTGGCTTGCCAATGGTGCTGAAAGTGAAGAAGGCCAAGAAGAAGGCGAAGAGTAA
- a CDS encoding acyl-CoA dehydrogenase family protein — protein sequence MNFDLTSEQAMIKKTIREFSDEVVAPGALQRDRDKKFPIEVFQQLSQLGMMGLPFPEEYEGAGADTVSFAIVVEELSRACGSTGITYSAHVSLGGAPLNLFGTEEQKRKYLVPICTGESLGAFGLTEPNAGSDAGGTQTTAVEDGNDFIINGNKCFITNASYAKHLALTAITDKKGNEKEISAVIVPTDAKGFQVIDNYEKMGLNASNTTELVLEDVRVPQENLLGKRGEGFRQFLITLDGGRIGIGAMAVGIAQAAFERALAYSTERKQFGRSLSSFQINQFKLADMAMKLELARNMVYKAAWLKDQGRPFSKEASMCKLYASEVCMEIADQAVQLHGGYGYMKEYHVERFMRDGKLLEIGEGTSEVQRMVIARSLGI from the coding sequence TTGAACTTTGATTTAACGTCAGAACAAGCGATGATTAAGAAAACAATTAGAGAATTTTCCGATGAAGTGGTAGCTCCTGGAGCATTACAACGAGATCGGGATAAGAAATTTCCTATTGAGGTTTTTCAACAATTATCACAGCTGGGAATGATGGGATTACCATTTCCAGAGGAATATGAAGGAGCCGGTGCAGATACGGTAAGCTTTGCAATTGTGGTGGAAGAATTGAGCCGTGCTTGTGGATCAACGGGAATCACCTATTCCGCACACGTATCCCTTGGAGGGGCACCTTTAAATTTATTCGGTACAGAGGAGCAAAAGCGTAAATATCTAGTGCCGATTTGTACGGGAGAATCACTTGGTGCGTTCGGGTTGACTGAACCCAATGCAGGATCTGATGCAGGTGGTACACAGACCACAGCTGTGGAAGATGGAAATGACTTTATCATAAACGGTAACAAATGCTTCATTACCAATGCTTCATATGCAAAGCATTTGGCCTTGACTGCTATCACCGATAAAAAAGGAAACGAAAAGGAAATCTCAGCAGTAATCGTTCCGACGGATGCTAAAGGATTCCAAGTAATTGATAACTATGAAAAAATGGGGCTAAATGCTTCCAATACGACGGAATTGGTACTAGAGGACGTACGAGTTCCTCAAGAGAACCTCTTAGGAAAGCGTGGGGAAGGCTTTAGGCAGTTTCTTATCACACTTGATGGAGGGCGTATCGGGATTGGTGCGATGGCTGTGGGTATTGCCCAGGCTGCTTTTGAGCGAGCGCTCGCTTACTCAACTGAAAGAAAACAATTCGGTCGTTCCCTATCAAGCTTCCAGATCAACCAATTCAAACTTGCCGATATGGCAATGAAACTAGAACTAGCAAGAAATATGGTCTACAAAGCTGCTTGGCTGAAGGATCAAGGCAGACCGTTTTCAAAGGAAGCCTCCATGTGTAAACTCTACGCTTCAGAGGTTTGCATGGAAATTGCCGATCAGGCTGTCCAACTTCACGGCGGATATGGCTATATGAAAGAATATCACGTTGAACGTTTCATGCGCGACGGGAAACTCTTAGAAATCGGCGAAGGCACATCCGAAGTACAAAGAATGGTCATTGCTAGATCATTAGGGATTTGA
- the rpoD gene encoding RNA polymerase sigma factor RpoD — protein MAEKSAQSKEMETELTIDQVKEQLTEVGKKRGVLTYEEIAEKMAGFEIESDQMDEYYEYLGEQGVEIIGEAESDDDPNTQQLAKEEEFDLNDLTVPPGVKINDPVRMYLKEIGRVDLLSAEEEISLANRIEEGDEEAKRRLAEANLRLVVSIAKRYVGRGMLFLDLIQEGNMGLIKAVEKFDYRKGFKFSTYATWWIRQAITRAIADQARTIRIPVHMVETINKLIRVQRQLLQDLGREPSPEEIAEDMDLTPDKVREILKIAQEPVSLETPIGEEDDSHLGDFIEDQDATSPSDHAAYELLKEQLEDVLDTLTDREENVLRLRFGLDDGRTRTLEEVGKVFGVTRERIRQIEAKALRKLRHPSRSKRLKDFLE, from the coding sequence ATGGCTGAAAAATCAGCGCAATCAAAAGAGATGGAAACAGAATTGACCATCGATCAAGTAAAAGAGCAACTAACAGAAGTGGGTAAAAAACGTGGTGTCCTAACCTATGAAGAGATAGCCGAAAAAATGGCTGGATTTGAGATAGAGTCCGATCAGATGGATGAATACTACGAGTACCTTGGTGAACAAGGTGTGGAAATCATTGGTGAAGCAGAATCCGATGATGATCCAAACACTCAACAGCTAGCAAAAGAAGAAGAATTTGACCTGAACGACCTTACTGTACCACCTGGTGTGAAAATCAATGACCCGGTAAGAATGTACCTGAAAGAAATCGGCCGTGTCGACCTTCTATCTGCAGAAGAAGAAATCAGCCTTGCTAACCGGATTGAAGAAGGTGACGAAGAAGCGAAACGCCGACTTGCTGAAGCGAACCTGCGCTTGGTTGTAAGTATCGCCAAACGCTATGTGGGCCGTGGAATGTTGTTCCTAGACCTTATCCAAGAAGGAAATATGGGGCTAATCAAAGCGGTAGAAAAGTTTGATTATCGTAAAGGGTTCAAATTTTCTACATATGCAACATGGTGGATCCGTCAGGCTATCACGCGTGCTATCGCTGACCAGGCAAGAACCATCCGTATCCCAGTTCATATGGTGGAGACCATTAACAAGCTGATCCGGGTACAACGCCAGTTGCTACAGGACCTTGGTCGTGAACCGAGTCCAGAAGAAATCGCAGAAGATATGGATCTGACACCTGATAAGGTTCGTGAAATCCTTAAAATAGCCCAGGAACCTGTTTCACTTGAAACTCCGATCGGGGAAGAGGATGACTCCCACCTTGGAGACTTCATTGAAGACCAGGATGCAACGTCTCCTTCCGATCACGCTGCCTACGAACTATTAAAGGAACAATTGGAAGATGTTCTTGATACACTTACTGATCGTGAAGAGAATGTTTTGCGACTGCGCTTCGGACTGGATGACGGCCGTACACGAACTCTTGAAGAAGTTGGTAAGGTCTTCGGGGTCACCAGGGAGCGTATCCGCCAAATTGAAGCCAAAGCACTGCGTAAACTGAGACACCCAAGTCGCAGTAAACGTCTAAAGGATTTCTTAGAATAG
- the dnaG gene encoding DNA primase, translating into MNYRIPEQTIDQIRQSTDIVDVISEYVQLKKQGRNYFGLCPFHGESTPSFSVSPDKQIYHCFGCGAGGNAFNFIMEIDGVSFVEAAQKLAKSSNVDVEVPEVSQREQSGQSKETKWMMDAHLLLHKFYHHLLLNTKEGQEAYDYVTGRGFSDETLKKFGVGYALNSWDFALKFLTKRGYNQQLLEKAGLLIEKEHTAEYFDRFRNRIMFPIHDHKGNVIAFSGRVLGEGEPKYLNSPETPLFNKSKILYNFHHARPHIRKQEQVILFEGFADVIAADGAGFPNAIATMGTSLTEEQARIIRRHVESVIICYDGDNAGIEAAYRAANILIQQGCYVRIAMMPDKMDPDDYIRTKGSDAFQKDVIGASLTFMAFKLRYLRRGRNMNDEGERMRYVEDVLKEISMLTKAVERDHYLRQLSDEFSISLEALKQQQFQVYKSLIQKKDYNEQNRINIPNKPKIFTQALKPAYLNAERYLLAHMLKDRNVSEKVQAAIEGSFIIEEHRAIATYLYAFYEEGYEPNISIFMERIPEQELKKIISELGMLTLEEELSDAVLHDYMKQVFNYPKLLTIKEKEQEKKQAEAQSDFLGAAQIAMEIIQMKKELKQ; encoded by the coding sequence ATGAATTATCGAATTCCTGAACAAACAATTGATCAGATTAGGCAGTCTACCGACATTGTTGATGTAATAAGTGAATACGTGCAACTGAAAAAGCAAGGTCGCAACTATTTTGGACTATGTCCATTCCATGGGGAAAGTACTCCATCTTTTTCTGTTTCGCCAGACAAACAAATCTACCACTGTTTCGGCTGTGGAGCTGGTGGGAATGCTTTTAATTTTATCATGGAGATAGATGGGGTAAGTTTTGTTGAGGCAGCACAGAAGCTCGCCAAGTCATCCAATGTAGATGTGGAAGTACCGGAAGTATCACAACGTGAGCAATCCGGACAGTCTAAGGAAACAAAATGGATGATGGATGCACACTTGCTTTTGCATAAATTTTACCATCATTTGCTTTTAAATACAAAAGAGGGTCAAGAAGCGTATGATTATGTGACTGGCAGGGGCTTTAGCGATGAAACCTTGAAGAAATTCGGAGTAGGCTATGCTCTTAACAGTTGGGATTTTGCTTTGAAATTCCTGACCAAAAGAGGCTATAACCAACAGCTTCTCGAGAAAGCGGGTCTGCTGATCGAGAAGGAACATACGGCAGAATACTTCGACCGCTTCAGAAATAGAATTATGTTTCCTATCCATGATCATAAAGGAAATGTTATTGCTTTTTCGGGAAGGGTACTTGGAGAGGGAGAACCGAAATACTTGAACTCACCTGAGACTCCCCTTTTCAATAAAAGTAAAATTCTCTACAATTTCCATCATGCGCGCCCTCATATCAGAAAGCAAGAACAGGTCATCCTCTTTGAAGGCTTTGCTGACGTCATAGCGGCTGATGGAGCGGGGTTTCCAAATGCAATAGCTACAATGGGGACGTCCTTGACAGAGGAACAGGCCCGTATCATCCGTAGACATGTGGAAAGTGTCATCATCTGCTACGATGGAGATAATGCTGGTATTGAAGCTGCTTACAGGGCAGCCAATATACTGATACAGCAAGGTTGCTATGTAAGGATTGCCATGATGCCAGATAAAATGGACCCTGATGACTATATCCGCACTAAAGGATCAGACGCATTCCAAAAGGATGTAATAGGGGCAAGTTTAACGTTCATGGCATTCAAGCTCAGGTATTTACGCAGAGGAAGAAACATGAACGATGAAGGCGAACGGATGCGGTATGTGGAAGATGTTCTGAAGGAGATTAGCATGCTGACCAAAGCGGTGGAGCGGGATCATTATCTTCGTCAATTATCTGATGAATTTTCCATCTCCTTGGAGGCTTTAAAGCAGCAGCAGTTCCAAGTGTATAAATCTTTGATTCAAAAAAAGGATTATAACGAGCAGAATAGAATAAATATACCTAATAAGCCTAAAATCTTCACACAAGCGTTAAAGCCGGCTTATTTAAATGCAGAACGCTATTTGCTGGCACATATGCTGAAGGATAGGAATGTTTCGGAAAAAGTGCAAGCGGCGATTGAAGGTTCCTTCATTATAGAGGAGCATCGGGCTATAGCCACTTATTTATATGCCTTTTACGAAGAAGGCTATGAACCGAACATCAGCATTTTCATGGAGCGCATCCCGGAACAGGAGCTCAAGAAAATCATTTCCGAACTCGGAATGCTTACGCTTGAGGAAGAATTAAGTGATGCGGTTTTACATGATTATATGAAACAGGTGTTTAATTATCCAAAATTGTTAACAATAAAAGAAAAAGAGCAAGAAAAGAAACAGGCAGAAGCACAAAGTGACTTTCTGGGTGCTGCACAAATCGCGATGGAAATTATCCAAATGAAAAAAGAGTTAAAACAATAA
- a CDS encoding YaiI/YqxD family protein, with product MQNNRKPIILVDADACPVKEEISRISHTYEIDVCYVASYSHVMTNKTEGTWIYVDDEKESADLYILNHAKKNDVVVTQDIGLASMLVSRNVYVLTPRGKQYEESEMELSLHMRFLSAKERRKGNYSKGPKAFSANDRERFVHSLKKTLSKIAGILE from the coding sequence ATGCAAAATAATCGAAAACCTATTATTTTGGTGGACGCGGATGCTTGTCCTGTAAAAGAAGAAATAAGCAGGATAAGTCATACATATGAAATAGATGTCTGCTATGTTGCTTCTTATTCCCATGTCATGACCAATAAAACAGAAGGTACCTGGATCTATGTGGATGATGAAAAGGAATCTGCAGATCTATATATTTTAAATCATGCGAAGAAGAATGATGTAGTAGTCACGCAAGATATTGGTCTAGCAAGTATGTTGGTGTCTCGAAACGTTTACGTGCTCACTCCTCGTGGAAAACAATATGAAGAGAGTGAAATGGAACTGAGCCTTCATATGAGATTTTTGTCCGCGAAAGAACGCCGGAAAGGTAACTATTCAAAGGGACCCAAAGCTTTTTCGGCGAATGACCGAGAAAGATTTGTCCACTCACTTAAAAAAACTTTGTCGAAAATTGCAGGAATTCTCGAATAG
- a CDS encoding pyruvate, water dikinase regulatory protein: protein MEKRTVYIVSDSVGETAELAVKAAISQFNGANFHLKRIPYVEDIATLTEVVSIAKLNHALIAFTLVVPEMRKHLVSLSKKEGVPVYDIIGPLVDLMEQEYGVKPKYQPGLVRQLDDDYFKKIEAVEFAVKYDDGRDPRGIIKADIVLVGVSRTSKTPLSQYLAHKRLKVANVPIVPEVDPPEELFKVNPEKCFGLKISPEKLNDIRKERLKALGLNDKAAYANLERIKEELSFFESVVNKIGCEVIDVTNKAVEETANMIANIYNKRLK, encoded by the coding sequence ATGGAAAAGCGTACCGTATATATTGTATCGGATTCTGTTGGGGAAACAGCAGAGTTGGCAGTCAAAGCGGCAATAAGCCAATTTAATGGTGCAAACTTTCACCTAAAAAGAATACCTTATGTAGAGGATATCGCTACCTTGACGGAAGTGGTCTCCATTGCAAAACTCAACCATGCGTTGATTGCATTTACCCTTGTTGTTCCAGAAATGAGAAAGCACCTCGTATCACTTTCCAAAAAAGAGGGAGTTCCAGTGTATGATATCATTGGACCGTTGGTTGATTTGATGGAACAGGAATACGGTGTTAAACCGAAATACCAACCTGGCCTCGTACGTCAATTGGATGATGATTATTTCAAAAAAATAGAAGCAGTCGAATTTGCTGTAAAGTATGATGATGGAAGAGATCCAAGGGGAATCATCAAAGCCGATATCGTACTTGTAGGGGTATCCAGAACATCCAAAACACCTCTATCACAATACCTTGCCCACAAGCGCCTTAAAGTGGCGAACGTGCCGATTGTGCCGGAAGTGGATCCACCGGAAGAATTATTTAAAGTGAATCCGGAAAAATGCTTTGGCCTAAAAATCAGCCCGGAGAAATTGAATGATATCCGTAAAGAAAGATTGAAAGCGTTGGGACTTAATGATAAAGCAGCTTACGCCAACCTCGAAAGAATTAAAGAAGAATTGTCATTTTTCGAATCTGTTGTAAATAAAATAGGTTGTGAGGTTATCGACGTTACCAACAAAGCCGTAGAAGAGACCGCCAACATGATAGCCAACATATATAACAAACGATTGAAATAA